One window of the Candidatus Obscuribacterales bacterium genome contains the following:
- a CDS encoding NAD(P)H-hydrate dehydratase yields the protein MTYPSKEARSDRSWVQSVVVTANQMAAIETRLFDAGMPVAALMEKVAGLIAQRLQALYPLGEGRRVGVLVGPGHNGGDALVVARELWLRGYGVLLHCPFSRCKDLTAAHRHYAEALGIPGSDRFEDLQACHVLIDGLFGFGLTRPLEGAIATLVDQINTWKKPVVSIDLPSGLHTDTGAVLGTALRATHTLCLGLWKAACLQDGALSYLGQVEWLDFDLPQADIQAVVGLAPSLRRVTVATAIAALPAPVVTTHKYEQGHVLLVAGSQTYPGAALLTALGARASGAGMVSIAVPASLRVLIVNQVPEALVIPCPEDDTGAIAHLPSNLDLRRYDAIACGPGLSRGAQAVLETILSAPCPVLLDADGLNGLADLKLVSSLQSRSQPTILTPHPGEFKRLFPHLTDQMSDRLSVVRQAAQDSGAIVLLKGARVAIASDQQVWINPESTPALARGGSGDVLTGLAGGILSQTAPAAEPVLRAIATAAWWHAQAGCLAATQRTTRGVDAFTLTQFLIPALHQHPIP from the coding sequence ATGACTTATCCCTCCAAGGAAGCTAGGAGCGATCGCTCTTGGGTGCAGTCGGTGGTGGTGACCGCAAATCAGATGGCTGCCATTGAAACCCGACTGTTTGATGCCGGGATGCCCGTGGCGGCGCTGATGGAAAAAGTAGCCGGTCTCATTGCCCAGCGACTTCAGGCGCTCTATCCCTTGGGTGAAGGACGACGGGTGGGCGTCTTGGTCGGCCCAGGGCACAATGGCGGGGATGCCCTGGTAGTGGCGCGGGAGTTGTGGCTGCGCGGCTATGGGGTACTGCTACACTGTCCCTTTTCCCGATGTAAAGACTTGACCGCTGCCCATCGCCACTATGCTGAGGCACTGGGGATTCCAGGCAGCGATCGCTTCGAGGATCTCCAAGCTTGCCATGTGCTCATCGATGGACTATTTGGCTTTGGGCTCACCCGTCCCCTAGAAGGAGCGATCGCCACCCTGGTTGACCAGATCAATACCTGGAAAAAGCCCGTGGTCAGCATCGACCTACCCTCGGGCCTGCATACCGACACCGGCGCTGTCCTGGGTACGGCCCTGCGCGCCACCCACACGCTTTGTTTAGGACTCTGGAAGGCTGCCTGTCTGCAAGATGGGGCGCTTTCCTATCTAGGTCAAGTGGAGTGGCTGGATTTTGACCTGCCCCAGGCTGATATCCAGGCCGTGGTGGGACTAGCCCCCTCTTTGCGACGCGTTACTGTGGCAACCGCGATCGCAGCCCTGCCTGCTCCGGTGGTCACCACCCACAAATACGAACAAGGGCATGTGCTTCTAGTAGCTGGCTCGCAAACCTATCCAGGGGCAGCTCTGTTAACCGCTCTGGGAGCAAGGGCTAGCGGGGCGGGTATGGTATCCATCGCAGTTCCGGCTTCCCTGCGGGTCTTGATCGTCAACCAAGTACCGGAGGCCCTGGTGATTCCCTGTCCTGAAGATGATACGGGGGCGATCGCTCACCTCCCCTCTAATCTTGACCTACGCCGCTACGACGCCATTGCCTGTGGACCAGGTTTAAGCCGAGGTGCCCAAGCGGTGCTTGAAACAATTCTGTCGGCTCCTTGTCCTGTGTTGCTCGACGCCGATGGTCTGAATGGTCTGGCTGATCTAAAGCTAGTCTCTAGCCTGCAATCGCGATCGCAACCCACCATCCTCACGCCCCATCCCGGTGAGTTTAAGCGCCTCTTTCCCCACCTGACGGATCAGATGAGCGATCGCCTCTCGGTGGTGCGGCAAGCGGCCCAGGACAGCGGAGCCATCGTCCTCCTCAAGGGAGCCAGGGTGGCGATCGCCAGCGATCAACAGGTATGGATTAATCCTGAGAGTACTCCAGCCCTGGCCCGAGGGGGCAGCGGTGACGTGTTGACGGGCCTAGCCGGGGGGATTTTATCTCAAACTGCGCCTGCGGCAGAGCCTGTTTTGAGGGCGATCGCC
- the mnmA gene encoding tRNA 2-thiouridine(34) synthase MnmA: protein MKKVVVGLSGGVDSSVAAATLHHQGYTVEGLTLWLMKGKGQCCSEGMVDAAQLCEQLGIPYHVVDSREVFQAEIIDYLVKGYGAGVTPLPCSQCNKAVKFGPMLHYARETLGIDTIATGHYARIVYDAEGDRYQLHRAVDLTKDQSYFLYDLPQAVLAATQFPLGDQTKVETRRMAAQLGLHTAEKPESQDLCLIEAHGSMQTFLDRYLAPTEGDIVDQSGTVLGKHTGIHHYTIGQRKGLGIAAAQPLYVIDIDAGRNQVIVGDRDSTHQRGCTVQQVNWVSMAPPSAPLRAMVQIRYRSAAVPATVMPILGEGEGDRVRIVFDEPQFSITPGQAAVWYDDASNCILLGGGIIEPSKEPPNTVF from the coding sequence ATGAAGAAGGTTGTCGTTGGGCTTTCAGGCGGCGTCGATAGTTCCGTGGCGGCCGCCACCCTCCACCATCAAGGCTATACCGTAGAAGGCTTAACGCTCTGGCTGATGAAAGGCAAAGGGCAATGTTGCTCGGAAGGGATGGTCGATGCCGCTCAGCTCTGTGAACAGTTGGGCATTCCTTACCATGTGGTAGACAGCCGCGAGGTTTTTCAGGCTGAAATTATTGATTATTTAGTCAAGGGTTATGGAGCCGGTGTGACGCCGTTGCCCTGCTCCCAGTGCAATAAGGCAGTGAAGTTTGGCCCCATGCTGCACTACGCGCGGGAAACCCTGGGCATCGATACTATTGCCACCGGACACTACGCCCGGATTGTTTATGATGCCGAGGGCGATCGCTATCAACTGCACCGTGCGGTCGATCTAACCAAAGACCAATCCTACTTTCTCTATGACCTGCCCCAAGCCGTACTTGCTGCCACCCAGTTTCCCCTCGGCGACCAAACCAAGGTGGAAACTCGGCGCATGGCGGCCCAGCTCGGTCTACATACGGCGGAGAAGCCAGAAAGCCAAGATCTATGCTTGATTGAAGCCCATGGCTCCATGCAAACCTTCCTCGATCGCTATCTAGCTCCCACAGAAGGCGACATCGTCGACCAATCCGGTACGGTGTTGGGGAAACATACCGGCATTCATCACTACACCATTGGGCAGCGCAAAGGTCTGGGTATTGCCGCTGCTCAACCTCTCTATGTCATCGACATTGATGCAGGGCGAAATCAAGTCATCGTGGGCGATCGCGACAGTACCCATCAACGGGGCTGCACGGTGCAGCAGGTGAATTGGGTGTCGATGGCTCCGCCCAGCGCTCCCCTGCGGGCCATGGTGCAAATTCGCTATCGATCGGCAGCGGTGCCGGCCACGGTCATGCCTATTCTGGGTGAAGGTGAGGGCGATCGCGTGCGGATTGTTTTCGACGAGCCGCAGTTCAGCATCACCCCCGGACAGGCCGCAGTTTGGTACGATGATGCCAGCAACTGCATCCTATTAGGGGGCGGCATTATTGAACCATCCAAGGAACCCCCAAACACAGTATTCTAA
- the sat gene encoding sulfate adenylyltransferase, whose protein sequence is MKHYPDGIPPHGGVLINRIATPEQRQSFLAQADALPRVTLDERATSDLVMIAIGGFSPLDGFMNQADYLSVVVDMHLASGLPWAVPVTLSVSEEVAAPLSEGSMIRLDDASGRFIGVMELSEKYHYDKQKEAINVYRTDEDKHPGVKVVYDQGDVNLAGPIWLLEREAHPQFPAYQIDPAESRRLFKERGWSTVVGFQTRNPIHRAHEYIQKCALETVDGLFLHPLVGATKSDDIPADVRMRCYEIMMERYFPTDRVILAINPSAMRYAGPREAIFHALIRKNYGCTHFIVGRDHAGVGDYYGTYDAQHIFDEFDPEALGIVPMKFEHAFYCTRTQSMATTKTSPSAPDERVHLSGTKVRQLLRSGELPPPEFSRPEVAAELARAMKVTVEA, encoded by the coding sequence TTGAAGCATTATCCAGATGGCATTCCCCCCCATGGTGGGGTTCTGATCAATCGCATTGCCACCCCGGAACAACGTCAATCATTCTTAGCTCAAGCGGATGCTCTACCCCGTGTGACGCTCGACGAACGGGCCACGTCAGACCTAGTCATGATTGCGATTGGAGGGTTCAGCCCGCTGGATGGCTTTATGAACCAAGCGGACTATCTCTCGGTGGTCGTGGATATGCACCTGGCCTCAGGGCTGCCTTGGGCCGTGCCGGTGACCCTTTCTGTCAGCGAAGAGGTGGCAGCGCCGCTCTCTGAAGGCAGCATGATTCGCCTCGATGATGCCAGCGGTCGCTTTATCGGCGTGATGGAACTCAGTGAAAAGTATCACTACGATAAACAAAAAGAGGCCATCAATGTTTATCGCACCGACGAAGACAAACATCCTGGTGTCAAGGTTGTCTATGACCAAGGTGATGTGAATTTAGCTGGGCCCATTTGGCTGCTCGAACGGGAAGCCCATCCCCAGTTTCCTGCCTACCAAATTGATCCTGCCGAGTCTCGCCGTTTGTTTAAAGAGCGGGGCTGGTCAACGGTGGTGGGTTTCCAAACCCGTAACCCCATTCACCGGGCCCATGAGTACATTCAAAAATGTGCCCTGGAAACCGTTGATGGTCTATTTCTACATCCCCTGGTGGGCGCAACCAAGAGTGACGATATTCCTGCCGATGTGCGGATGCGCTGCTACGAAATTATGATGGAGCGCTACTTCCCCACCGACCGGGTTATTTTGGCTATTAACCCCTCTGCCATGCGCTATGCTGGGCCACGGGAAGCCATCTTCCACGCGCTCATTCGCAAGAATTATGGCTGTACACACTTCATCGTGGGTCGCGACCATGCGGGGGTGGGTGACTATTACGGCACCTATGATGCTCAACATATTTTTGATGAGTTTGATCCCGAAGCCCTAGGCATTGTTCCCATGAAGTTTGAACATGCCTTTTACTGCACCCGCACTCAGTCGATGGCAACGACCAAGACGAGTCCAAGTGCGCCCGATGAGCGGGTTCACCTCTCGGGTACAAAAGTGCGTCAACTGCTGCGCAGCGGAGAACTACCGCCGCCAGAGTTTTCCCGCCCTGAGGTGGCTGCAGAGCTAGCTCGGGCTATGAAGGTCACCGTGGAGGCGTAG